The following is a genomic window from Mycolicibacterium sp. TY81.
ACGGATGCCGCTTTCGCCTGCCAGGAGGCCCTTCCACGTGCTCTCGATGTCAGCAGCGAGCGCCGTGGTTGCCTCCACGGCGGTCACCACGACGTTCGGGAAGCCTCCGTTAGCCGTGGAAGGCCTGGTCACTTGCTGAACTTATCGCGCAGCGCGGCAGCAGCCTCGGGGTTCTCTTCCTCGAGCTTCTGGATGTAGGCGACGACGTCACCAACGGTGCGCAGGCCGGCCAGGTCCTCGTCCGGGATCTTCACGCCGTACTTGTCCTCGGTCTGGACGGCGATCTCGACCATCGACAGCGAGTCGATGTCCAGGTCGTCGACGAAGGACTTCTCGGGGGTCACCTCAGACGGCTCGATGCCGGTGACCTCTTCGATGATCTCGGCGAGGCCGGCGATGATTTCTTCTTGACTGGCAGCCACGATGGCTCCTTCTTTTTGTTGTGTCGGCACACCGGATTTGGTGTGCCGGGTCGGTTGATTCGGGTTGGTTGCTTTTCAGGCCTACAGCCCTGTCAGAACTCGGTGAGTCCGTCCAAATCTGCGGGGGTCTTGATGGCGAAGGTGGGCACGCCCTTGACTTCGCGCTTGGCGATACCGGTGAGGGTGCCCGCCGGGGGGAACTCGATGATGCCGGTCACTTCCTGGCCTTCCTGTGCGGCACTGAAGCGCTTCCGCATCGTTTCCGAGCACAGGTCCCAGCGGACCGGGCGGGTCATCTGGGCGACCAGCTTGGCC
Proteins encoded in this region:
- the acpM gene encoding meromycolate extension acyl carrier protein AcpM, with amino-acid sequence MAASQEEIIAGLAEIIEEVTGIEPSEVTPEKSFVDDLDIDSLSMVEIAVQTEDKYGVKIPDEDLAGLRTVGDVVAYIQKLEEENPEAAAALRDKFSK